ATATTTTGTTAACTCTGTGTAGATAAATTCTAAGGCACCCATGTTGGCCATTAGTCTGACTAAAGTGCCATTCATTCCTGCCAGTCAGCTAGCCAACCAGTCAGTGATAAGTTTAGGCAAAACTCATTTTTGCTGACTTGTTTAATAAATATTATACTCAGTATGGCAGTGTTTAGACCCTTTCCTGTAAATTAATCAGAGTGTAGCTGTTTAACTTTAAGAATTGATTGTGCGCATTGCAGGATTCGGTTCACTCGGTATGATGACCAGTGTTCTGGTGTGTCCTGATGGAAAAACAGTTGAAGCTGAAGCTGCCCATGGAACAGTGACGAGACATTACCGTATGCATCAGCAAGGGAAAGAGACTTCTACGAATCCAGTTGGTAAGATTGTTCAGCAATTCTCACCTGGAGGTTATGATGTTGGAATAGTCAGGCAATTTTACTAGACTGTATCTGGTTCATACTGACCATACTTTGCatagctctgtgattggttaagaaaactGTCGTCACTACCTCgactctcaaccaatcagaagcaaaaattaaacCAGTCGCAACTAGGTCACCTGTGTTTTCCCGCTTTTGAGGCTGTTTAAGTTGTAGTTGATATGAGATCCCaatattctttgaaattgtGAGAACCTTTTTTCTAACTTTTGATACTACCTTCCCTATTAACTACAGCCACTTCTTACGTGTTTCTGTTACACTTGGTGATTCATTATCTTTTATCCTTTAGCCTCCATCTTTGCATGGACAAGAGGATTGCTTCATAGAGCTAAGCTAGATGGTGAgtgaatttttataaaataagcTGAAAACAGGAGCAGATTAGGTGTGAAAACGGCTTGGAAAATGGCATGTTTTGATCTGAAATAGGGTCCGCTTTAAAAAGACCAGACGGCACAACTCTACTAAGATTTGCGAGGAGGTCTTGGAGCAGAAGGAAAAcggggggtgggagggggggcTGTAACTGGTTGCGGAGTTGTGTACTTTAGCACAGCAGTCAATCGTCTGCGCGTTTGTTAGATATAATCGATTTTTAAGTATCTTAGAGGCGACCCGACATTGTGCTTTCAGACTGGAAACCCTACGAACTAGAAAGTCAAGTTGTTTTAAAAGCGTAAAACTTTTTTGagaaagctcaaaacaaaaggGTAAACCAGTAGAACACCtgttatttaataaaatttgtgtCATATTGATAATGAATAACGATGATAACCAGCTTAATCTAATGAGGGTAAAAACACGTAAAAACTGATGAACCAGTCGCCCTCTAAGagtctcaaatttttcttttcccttctgcACGAGACCGGTTTTTCCAACTGTCTTcctataaccctttaacccttaagagtgactagcatgtaatttctcccaacGATATCGcctttgaatcaaacattaaggtaaggagaataaaggaaatcgTCACTATCAAAGggagctcttgatttttaaacaaattctccttgtcagcagtttaggaaatgtatagagaacagtttggagaatatatCTAaagatgttagggtgtaaagggttaccaAATTTGCGTGGGAAAATAGCCCCGACAGCCTTGGGCAGCCCAAATTTGCCCGTTTACCCGTTCGCGCTGTGTTGTATGCTATATGCGATTTTACCAGGTAGCTTttcatttacgaaaaaaattatttttaaatttatcaggTAATGACAATCTTGCCAACTTCTGCCACACTTTGGAGGAGACCTGCATCGCAACAATTGAAGCTGGTCACATGACCAAGGACCTTGCCGGGTGCATAAGGGGATTGCCAAACGTTCAGCGGTCGGACTATCTAAATACTTTTGAATTTCTTGATAAGATAGCTGAAAATCTAGCCGTTAAATTGAAGCAGTCGCCGAGCCATTTGTAACTAGTAAAAGCTATTTCAAAGTAGGCGAAGTTTGGCTTCCTTCATTCAAGCAATATTATGATATGCAAGGATTTTTTTCAGGCAAAGCCAAGTAAAGTATGGTAGTGTTGCAGCAGGTGATCCTTTTACTTACAAATATAAGCCCCCTTTATTTTGGAatgttacaaaattttattttaagctcagataattttatctttaattAGAAATTTCAAAAGGTCACCTCTTTCGTTTTCACAGAGACGGGTTCATGGACGATTTCTTTGTCCCAGTCTCTTTGCAAATAAGTATCGTCTTCCCTTACTTTTCCACAATTTCCTCATTACTTTGCCGCCTTTCGGCAAGATGATAGTGTAAAATGGCGGCAAACTTTGAGTAGCTTTTTCAATGTAACCATTTAATTTTGCTAGTGCTAACGTCGTCGACATGCAGCAGTTTAGGTTAGGTAATTTTACTTGCCCTCGTGTTAGGTGAAAAAAGGTCAAAGCGacaatttatttaaatcaaataattttttatgtaatgaaaaaatactACAAAATTACTAGAAATTTTGAATGTTCGAAGTGAAGATGTGTTAACTAAATGAATTTTCATCGATTTGGGTTATATTCGATTTTATATCTGACCACGAAGATGAAATGGTGACAATCAATTTCTTGATGGTAATTTTCAGTTGATTATACAGTCATTTAACACATACGTGATGTGAATCCGTGAAGCTGTGGATAGGCTCAGAAAATTGGAATGTAACCGGGCACGAAAATCAATTAGAATCCGTAAAATTCTTGATTTTAAAGCAGAAGGACATATTTACTGTTTTGTCTAGTAAGTACTTGCTGTTGCACCAATAAGGTAGTCACTTTCATTGTAGCATATGTCTACCCAATTTATATGTTTATCAGCTTTAGCATTGAAGTATGGAACGCTGGAGTACTGGAAGAGGGTAGTTGAAAGAAGCATTCGTAATGAATGGCGCGGAGCGAAAAGACCAAGAGGAACTCTTGCTTATCGGTTCGCTCTCCGCCCTCGCTTATTGGCTTACCATCCTGAAACAGGAATCAGGGCTGTGCACGGGCTAAGACAAGTCGATTTCACCGGATCGTATGCATAAATTTAAACCAGTCTGAAGTTGAGTTATGTCCCGCGAAGCGAGTTATCGTTGTGATTTGCGTTATGTTTACACGTCAACGGCGTAAATAGATGGTTAGTACTTGTTGCTGTATCTTAGCatgatttttttagtttttcaggCTCTTAATACGACATTTTAAAACGACCATACTTTGTCTCGTGCACAATAAAGATCATACTTATGTTAACTTTTTGTGATCCTTTGTCTTTGTGCTGTGAATGCTTGCTCATCGTTACAAGAGATTTTTACTTTGGGAGGTCTTCCCCTAGGTTCCCCTCTGTTCGTTGCGCACTCTACAGCGGTacgcatttcttttttcatcgtGTGCGCCGCGGTTATTATGAGCTGCAGCGCTTTacctttcaattttgaaattattcaaaGAGTGATTCTACATCCAGTAATGATACAgataattttttaaggaaaagccTTTGTTCCTCTATGACACAAGAAAAGGATTCTCGGATACAAGAGCGAAAGAAAGTAGTGAACGCAATCAACAGGGACTTTGGAGAAACGGTTGCCTCGCTTTCCAACTTGCTTTGTTGTTTCCCGTTCGCCTTTTTCTGTTTATGGCGAGAGGGGTCTAACGTTTTCCCTTTCTCCCTAGGTAATACGAAGCGGatgctgtgatctgattggctatctAAATTAGGCCACTCATGCCCGCTCGAAATTGCCCGCTTTGATCCCGTGCAAGAAAAACATTGCGTTGAGCGAACTTACAAACTTCGTAAATTTTGGACAGTGTCGGCGATGGAGTCGCAAAAAACGGCTAAAGGTAGTCAGAACAGAGAAGAAATAAACGACTCTTGTGGGTTTATTGCCCTACAAACACAGTTGTCTTTCTTTCCCGGCTCCCGAAATAAAtggtcattcttgattcttaataaagcgaaatatttttgctgtATAATGACCCTTTTTCAGCCAAGCTTGTTCgatcaagatggctggatattagcctcgttctttttatAGTTTTAAAGGACCTCGCCCTCGTCTCGGTCCCTAAAAGCGCAAAAAAaggaactcggccaatatccagccatctaTACTTCACGCTTTGTCAATAACGCATATAGTCATGGAGTGAATTAATGAAGAACTGTCAAAGCGACCGAATTATAGTGAGAAAGAGAGAATGGGGCGTGAggagatagatagatagatagatagatagtttaatctcaaatgcatttgcagcccgagggctgaattacacatttttacaatccaagaaatttaaaatttaaaattcaaaaacctaATTACACGTCTTATTATACcagcaatttacaatataataacataatagtaaattaaataaaatacattagctataaatgtaaactaattaaaataagtttaaattaattaaaagtatctacattatcattatcattattattactataattatcacgcgtgccgtaacaaaaataaaggatatcgtATCGATAAAAATCTAGCCATTAAACCTCCTTGCCATAGCAAATATAAAAGTGTTCATCGTTCTCGAAGTGCGAAGGCGTGGCATATTAAATTGgcgcttatttttgaagttatagCTGGGTTTATGTATGGGTGGAAGAAGCGCCTTTAACTTGTGGCTAGGGTTGTCTAAGATACCTTTAAAAAGCTTCTGACATAGAAATTCGTAATGTTCTAAGATGGGTCGTATTCCTAAATCTTGAGCAACCGCGCAATCACCCGCAGTTATAATGGAAATTGACCGTTTCTCAATACGTAAAAGCTCATTCTTCAGATATTGTGGAAGCGCATTATAGAAGACAGGTATCGCGTACTCTGTTACAGATCTTACAACTGATGTGTAGAAAAGTACTAGGTCTTGTAAGGGAACCCTGGCTCTCTTTAGTTGCACTAAAAAATACAACCTCTTACTGGCCTTTTTGATTACTTCTGATATATGACTGTTCCAGGTCAAGTCGCTAGCTATATTAAGGCTATAAGGCTGAGGAAGGGGGGATCCTGAAGTTATCGTGTGTTTCAAGCTCACTAGACTAAGTGGTCAGTCTAATTCCCCGCGTTGGCATTTGGGGAAGAAACCAAATAAATGGTGAGAGTGGTTTTAGTTATTCTTGTGTTTCTCTCTCACGTCAATGAATCAAAGTGTGTGGCAATTGCTTGTAGAAGTACTGAAGAAAACTGAAGCCTAATCACTCTGAATTATACATTCAACCACGTGGCTATGACCTAAATGCAaattgagtgaaaaaaaaatatcttaattccTCATCAACAACATGGCTGTCAAAGATGATAACGAGAAGGTACGAGCTGAGAGGATGGTTTCTTACCACTTTTATTTGCAAAGCGAAGAGGACGATTTTGGTGGATTTTTACCAGTCGAAACTAGTATTGATGAGTTGTACCCTCCCGTGTGTCAGAGCTGTAACAGGGACGAGTGTTGCGTGTTTGGATATTTGataatattatttcttttcGGCGGAGCAGCCGCGGGAGTCGGTTTGTTTGTATTCGTTTGGGAATTTTCACAGAATACAAATGAGAGAATTTTCTTGGAGTTATTAACACCTATACTTGGCCTTGTCTTAACGGTTTTCGCCGGAGCAATGTGGGTTTTAGCCACGATCGGCTGTGTTGGCACGATTAAACAAAGCACTAAAGTTCTTCACATGATAACAATAGCTTTTAAAGTTCTTTTGTTGCTCGAGGTAGCCTTGTCTTTCCTAGCGTTTTATTATCAAGTTCAAGTCAAAGCAGAGACATGTAAATGGGCTGAGTGGATGTCGTTTATTCGCCATTATCACGAAGATCCTAATCTACGAACCACCATGGATTCAATTCAAACACGTCTTGGATGTTGTGGTTTCAATAGTTACAAAGATTGGGATGAAAACGTTTTGTTTTCCTGCTCTTCCACACGTCTGAAAACCTGTCCTCTTCCAGTGTCGTGCTGTAATAacactgtgaaaaaaattaaatgtggGTACGAAATAGAAAACGATCCCGACGGCGAAATCATCAAAATACAGCCACAAAAATCAGTTTTCACGGAAGGCTGTTTGATAAATATTCAAAACTGGTATAAATACAATCTGATACTTATTTCAACGAGCGCCGTTTTATTGGTGGTAGTACAGGCAATTCTTATTTTCGCAATTAGCCGCCTCGTTCGTCGAATTAAAGACGAAAACATGGGAGAATGTTCTGAACCGTCAGGTGAGGAAGAATTAATCCCCTTGCGCGCAGATAACTTACAGGAAAGCATCATTATAGTACGTGATGAACGAGTTACAGCTGAAAGGATTCACAGCCTGAAGGCTGTCTTGAAAACCATAATTCGCTGGAGTGCAAACGATTCCAcaagagaagaaaacatttaaaacaattgGTCACGGCTGATgcattttgaaataactagTGATAATTTGATTTTCACAATTCAATGTAATTTAGTTGAAGAAAAcaaagtctaaaaaaaattcaggcttcgacgggattcAGAGCTGTGTCTTCCAAATATAAGTTATGCGCTTACTCGGCCGCCTGAGCTACGTACGAAGCCGCATTTTAGGAACGAGGTAATACGTTCCCTTTAAAGGAATAAAGGGGGTTACAAAATTGGTTTCAGCTActgatgatgtaaattagccgccataaagagtttctaaagctgacttctagagcgtaagcccttcgtccGCGCGAACACCACAACAAAAATTGTCTCACCACACGCAAATGAGGCTCCGTAGCTGGGTTGGAAGTCGCACTTGGCTTGTAACAGGTAGAACAGGTTAAATTCATGTCAATAACTGAAATTTTCAccctttttttctgcaaatatTCTAATTCCAATAAAGTTATGAGGATCGGTTTGTCGCTTGTGACCTCATTCCCATGTCAATACATAATTCAATTCAGTCATATACCGGCATCGTCTTGGAAACTTaactcaaaatttcaagctgGTCATTTATAATTTCTGTTTATCTATTCCACACAAAACGATCCTTAAGTTAAGTTCAACTACAGCTATGTACAACGTggatagtcaaatgaaaacaaaattactcTGTTCTTCGTGATACCATTGAATTCATTTCAAGCAGAAAACGGCGGTTACAAATACCGTTATAGCAGAAGACTGGATCTTCCATTCATTCACAACTGCTTTCAAAAGAATCATCCCATTTCGATCCCATTGTTTCTCGCCTACATCCACTCGCAGAGCTACCGTTACCCTACGTCTGTGAAAAATGCCACAAGTGTTCAGTTACACATTTAGTTTATCCCTCCCAAATGGGCATCCAAGAATGTTTGGATCTAGAGAACAATTGGTTTGGCCcactgttcttgtttttgttttacaaccGTAAGTTGCTCATTGTTAATCACGGATTAGTATAAATCTACTTTCATTCCATCACAGAtgctgcaatttgattggctaCGCCACTCACTATCTATTCCGTGAGAATAGATAGTGAGTGGCGCTcacaatcgctctgacgaagggctaacgctcgaaacgtcatcttttttaccctttacggtggctaatttacgttttcaacccagttgttaacactaaattacctgctattccGTGATAGACTGAGTACAAAGAGTAGCTCAAAAGTGTGCAGTTGttaacgaaattaaaaaaaaaaaaaaaaaaacgtgggCCCGTCTTGTTGTTAACTTTTGGATGACTTCGCTCTCATCAATGTACACGCAGTAGAAGTCTCAAGTTCGTAATCCAACTTTTAAATCGAGTAAGCGTTTTATTGAACACAATTTCTATAATCCATGACTTGTTTATACTTAATCCCATAATTTGTCAGGAACATTGACCACAGTTTCTGCCATACT
This region of Pocillopora verrucosa isolate sample1 chromosome 3, ASM3666991v2, whole genome shotgun sequence genomic DNA includes:
- the LOC131777270 gene encoding tetraspanin-14-like; translation: MAVKDDNEKVRAERMVSYHFYLQSEEDDFGGFLPVETSIDELYPPVCQSCNRDECCVFGYLIILFLFGGAAAGVGLFVFVWEFSQNTNERIFLELLTPILGLVLTVFAGAMWVLATIGCVGTIKQSTKVLHMITIAFKVLLLLEVALSFLAFYYQVQVKAETCKWAEWMSFIRHYHEDPNLRTTMDSIQTRLGCCGFNSYKDWDENVLFSCSSTRLKTCPLPVSCCNNTVKKIKCGYEIENDPDGEIIKIQPQKSVFTEGCLINIQNWYKYNLILISTSAVLLVVVQAILIFAISRLVRRIKDENMGECSEPSGEEELIPLRADNLQESIIIVRDERVTAERIHSLKAVLKTIIRWSANDSTREENI